CGCTTCGGCCAGCGGCGTATACCCCAGCCCCAGCGCGTCCGCCACCGCCTGATACGTGACCTTGCCGTTCACGACATTGACGCCCTTGGCCAGGCCGGCGTTATCCATGACTGCCTGCCGGTAACCGTTGTTGGCGATCTGCAGCGCATATCCGAGCGTCGCGTTTGTGAGCGCGAACGTCGACGTGCGGGCCACCGCGCCCGGCATATTGGCAACCGCGTAGTGAACCACGCCGTGCTTGACATACGTCGGCTCGCTGTGGGTGGTTACGCGGTCGATGGTCGCCACCGAACCTCCCTGGTCGATCGCGACATCGACAATCACCGAGCCCGGTTCCATTGTCTTGACCATTTCCTCGCTGACCAGCTTGGGCGCCTTGGCCCCCGGCAGCAGCACGGCGCCGATGAGCAGGTCGGCCTTGCGGGCCCAGCAGGCGATATTATAGCTGTTGGACATAATCGTCACCACGCGGCCGCTGAACAGGTCGTCGAGATAATTCAGCCGCTCGGTCGAGCGGTCGATCACCGTGACCCTCGCGCCCATGCCCACCGCGATTTTGGCGGCGTTGGTGCCGACGATGCCGCCGCCGACGATGACCACCTGGGCAGGTTCCACGCCCGGCACGCCGCCGAGCAGGATGCCCTTGCCGCCTTCCGGCTTTTCGAGGAACTGGGCGCCGATCTGCACCGACATCCTGCCGGCCACTTCGCTCATCGGCGTCAGCAGCGGCAGCGACCTGTTGGGGCCTTCGATCGTCTCGTAGGCGATGCCGACGACCTTCTTGTCGAGGAGCGCCTTGGTCAGGGCGGGCTCGGGCGCCAGATGCAGATAAGTGAACAGGATCTGCCCGGCGTGGAAGAGGTCGTATTCCGCCGCCAACGGCTCCTTGACCTTCATAATCATCTCGGCGTCGTCGAACAGCCGGCGTTTATCGGCGATAATCCGGGCGCCCGCCTTCTCGTAGGCCGCATCGCTGATGCCGCTGCCGAGGCCGGCGCCGGCCTCCACCATCACGTCGTGACCGGCGGCCACAAGCGTCGCCGCGCCGGCATGGGTAAGGGCCACCCGATTTTCATTATTCTTGATTTCCTTTGCAACTCCGATAAGCATCCTTATATTCCCCCTACTTACGTTGATTGTGTGCAAAACACGATTAAATAATGCAATAATTGTGCCAGCACACAATAGCGGCATACAGCAAGGGATTCGTCTATTACGGAAGCTTTCGTTTACAATATCGGAACTATTTATTTCCACCACGGAAACTTTTATTACCGAAACAGGGTGTAAAATGACCCGCCGCCTTGCCGGCCAGCGGGTCAGGCATTTCCCTATTCTCGCCAGGCGGAAATCGTCTGGGCGGCGTCGATTTCGCCCACCGCACCGTCGAGTACGACCAGCCGCGGCCGCGAAGTCACCGCCAGCGGCGGCCCGTCCCACACCACCACATCCGCGTCCAGGCCGGGCGCGATGCGGCCCACCCTGTTACCGACCCCGAGGATGTCGGCCGCTTCGGCCGTGATCGCCTTGAGCGCCTGCTCCTCAGGGAGACCGAACCGCACCGCCAGCCCGGCATACACGGGCAGAAAAGCCGCAGGCAGCACCGGGTGGTCGCTCATCAGGGCGAAGCGGACGCCATGGGCGGCGAGCACCGCCGGGGCTGCGAAGCTGCGGTCCTTAAGCTCGAGCTTGCTGCGGGTGGTCAGGTTGGGGCCCACCACCAGCTTTGCCTGCCTTGCGGCCAGCAGCTCGGCGATATTATGCCCTTCGGTGGCGTGCTCGACGATTACCTCCACGCCGAACTCGGCCGCAATCCTGAGCGCGGTGACGATATCGTCCGCCCGATGGGCGTGAGCCCGAAGAGGCATCTCGCCCCGCAGCACCCTGGCCGCCGCCTCCAGGCCGAGATCGTACTTCCAGTCCTTCTCGCCGGCGCGGGCGAGGTAATCTTTCGCCCTGAGCAGCGTCTCCCGCACCAGAGCGGCGGTCGCCATCCTGGTGACGGGGGCTTTTTTCTGCTCGCCGTAAACCCGCCGGGGGTTCTCTCCGAAGGCAATCTTCAGTCCGGCGTGGCGCTTGAGCAGCATCTCCTCCACCGCCGCGCGGCGGCGGGTCTTGATGACGCTGCACTGGCCGCCCACCGGGTTGGCGCTCCCCGGCGCCACCATGACCGTCGTCACTCCTCCGGCCAAGGCGTCGGCCAGGCCGGCGTCGTCGGGGTTAATGGCGTCGATGACGTCCATCTCCGGTGTTGTCGGCTTGCTGGTCTCGTTGACCTCTTCCCCCGCCCAGGCATACGACTCGGTATACACCCCAAGATGGGTGTGGGCGTCGATAATCCCCGGCGTCACGTACCGGCCGGCCGCGTCGATGACGGTCGCCGCCGCCGGCACGGCCACACGCTCGCCGACGGCGACAACCCTGCCGCCCTCGATCAGCACCGTGCCGCCTTGCAGGGCCGGCCCGGCCATCGTCAGCACCGTTCCTCCCGTCAAAGCCAGCATATTAAATTCCCTCCCGGCCGGCGGCAGCCTTCTTGACCGCAACCTGGGCCCGCAGCCAGTCGTACCAGGCCTCCAGGCCTTCGCCGGTGCGGCACGACGCCGTTATAAGCGTTATCTGCGGGTTGATGCTCATGATATCCTCGGTCGCGGCGGCCAGATCGAAGCTGGTATAGGGCAGCAGGTCGATCTTGTTCACGACAGCGGCGCCGGCCTGCTTGAAAACCAGCGGGTATTTGAGCGGCTTGTCCTCGCCCTCGGTGACGCTGAGCACCGTCGCCTTCATATCCTCGCCGATGTTGAACTCGGCCGGGCAGACGAGGTTGCCGACATTCTCGATTATCAGCAGTTCGAGACGCTCCAGGTCCAGCCTGTCCAGGACGCCCCTGACCATGCTGGCGTCGAGGTGGCAGCCGCCGCCGGTGTTGATCTGCACCACCGGCACCCCCTGGCGGGCGATGCGTTCGGCGTCCTTATCGGTGAACAGGTCGCCCTCGATGACCGCCATGGACAGCTCGTCCTTGAGGGCGGCGATCGTCCTTTCCAGCAGCGCCGTCTTGCCCGAGCCGGGCGACCCCAGCAGGTTGAGAACGAAGATGCCGCGGCGCGAAAGCTGCGCATTTACTGCGGCGGCGATTTGGTCGTTTTTATCGAGGATATTGGCCATAACTTTGATTTCCATTATTCCACCTCCAAATGCTCCACCCGGAGTTCCCGCCCGGAGACGATCTCCACCCCCGCCGACCCGCATCCGGGACACAGGAAGCGGAACCGCTCCACGCGGAATTCGCGGCCGCAGTCCCGGCACCTGCCGACGAGTGGCATAACCTCCACCTCCAGCTCGGCAGCAGCAGCAGCCGTCCCGGCCGCCAGCGAAGCGAAACAGAAGGTAAGCGCCTCAGGCACCACCTCGGTCATCTCCCCCACCTGCAGCTTGATGCGGACGACGGCCGCGGCGTCATTTTCCGCCGCGGCCTGCAGCACTATATCCAGGATTCCCTGGGCGATTGCCATCTCATGCATCGTCTAAGCCTCCCAATTCCGCGGCGATCAAGTCCGCCACCCTCCTCGCCGCGGCCGCAACCGGCGGCGACAGCTCCAGTCCCATGTCCATGCCGGCCGGCTCCACCCCGAAAATAACGATGGGCGGCAGCGTGGCCGACCGGGCCAGGAGCGCCAGAGTCTGGGGAAGGGTGAATTCGTGCAGCGAATAACCGGGGGGCGCGGCTGCCGTCCCAATATCGTCCGGCGTCAGGCGGTAGACCGATCCCGGTTCGCCGCCGCCCGCGAGGGCGTCGACAATGATAATCCTGGCGGCGTCAAGCAGCGAACCCAGTATATCCAGCGACGCCACGCCGCCATCCACCGTGTCCACGCCGGGAGGCAACGTTCTTGTCGCCAGCTCGCGCACGACATGGATACCCACCCCATCGTCACTCATCAACAGATTGCCGAACCCGACAACCACCGTTCGTCCCATTCTACCCTCCGCCCGATCTCCATTATTTCCGGGAAATAGATAAATTCCGACAAACCGCTGCGCGGTTAGTTCCTTTTCCGCCGCAGCAGCGCCAGCGCCTCGGCCGCCGGCCGCGTGTTCACGATATCGGCGGCTGTCAGCCACCCCTTGCGGGCCATGGCGACGCCGTACGCCACATAATCGAGCTCGGCCGGCGCATGGGCGTCGGGGTTGACCGCCAGCAGCACCCCCGCCTCCTTCGCCTTGCGGCACCACCGCCAGTCAAGGTCAAGGCGGTAGGGACTGGCGTTGATTTCGATAACCGTCCCCGTGGCCGCCGCCGCGGCGACGACAGCGCCCAGGTCGACGCCGTAGCCGTCCCTGGCCAGCAGTATCCGGCCGGTGGGATGGCCGAGAACGCCCACATAGCGATTCTCCATCGCGCGGATGATCCGGCGCGTCATGTCAGCCTCGCTCTGGCGGAAGGCGGAATGGACGGAGGCGATGACGAAATCGAACGCCGCCAGCACCTCGTCCGGGTAGTCGAGCGACCCGTCAGGCAGTATGTCGCACTCGATGGCCGCCAGCAGCCGGAAATCGGGGTTGGCCGCGTTCAGCCGCTCGATCTCGCGGCGCTGCTCGTCCACCGTCTCCAGCCTGAGGCCGTGGGCATACACCGCCGTGCGGCTGTGGTCGCTCACCCCCAGATACCCCCAGCCCCGCTCCCGCGCGGCTGCCGCCATCTCCGCCGGCGTCGCGCTGCCGTCGGAAAAAGTCGTGTGCACATGGAAAACGCCGCGGATATCCTCCGCGCTTACCAAGGCGGGCAGCGCACCGGCGGCGGCGGCCCCGATCTCGCCCAGCCCCTCGCGCAGCTCAGGCTCTATATAAGCAAGCCCCAGCGCCCGGTAGAAAGCCGCTTCGTCGGCCACCGGCAGCCGCTCGCCGGCTGCCGTCTCAATGCCATACTCGTTGATCTTCAGCCCCTTGTCCTTGGCAAGGCCCCGCAGACCGACATGGTGCTCCTTGCTGCCCGTAAAGTGGTGCAGCGCGGCGGCAAACTCCTCCGGCCTCACGGCGCGCACATCCATATTCATGCCGTTGGCCAGCTTGACGCTCGTCTTGGTCGGCCCCTGGCCAAGCACCGCTTCCACGCCGGGCAGCGCGCCCACGAGCTCCATCGCCGCCGCCGGCTCGGCCGCCGCCACGACGATATCGATATCCTTTACCGTCTCCTTACGGCGGCGGATGCTGCCGGCCACCGCCGCCCTCTCCACCCCCGGCTGGCCCTCCAGCCAGGCGGCGATCTTCGCCGCCAGCGGCAAGGCGTCAGCCAGAAGAAACTGGCCCTGGAACCGTTTCACGTAGTCGATCCCCTGCAGAATCCGCTCCTGGGTCTTGGCGCCGAATCCGGGGAGCGTCACCAGCCGGTTCTCGCGGCAGGCATACTCCAGCTCCCCGATCGAGTTGACGCCCAGCTTCTCATGGAGCTGCAGCGCCTTCTTCGGCCCCAGCCCGGGGATTTTGACCAGCTCGAACAGCACCGACGGCACGGACGCCTTCAGTTCCTCGTAATACGCCAGCCGGCCGGCGGCCAAAAACTCGCGGATCTTGAGGCCGAGCGCCTGACCGATCCCCTTGGTCGCATCCATCCGGCCGCTGGCCACAAAGCTCTCCAGGTCGCCGTCGAGCTCCTCCAGAGTCCGTGCAGCCGTCTCGTACGCCCGTATCTTGAAGGGATTTTCCCCTTTCAACTCCAGCAGCACGGCAATCTCGGCGAAAATCCCTGCCAGCGCTTGCTTATCCGCCATGCGGCACCTCCTACCTGGGTTCGAAATAAACGGTCACTTCCGCGCCCGGATTGACGATAGTGTTCGGCGGCACCGTCTGCCTGACCGCCACGCCGCTGCCCACCGGCACAAAAACCAGTCCCGCCCCGGCCAGGAGATCCCCCGCGTCGCGCATACTCCGGCCGAGGACATTAGGCGTCGCCACCTTACCCGGTCCAGGCTTCACGGCCGGCGCCACCGCCTGTTTGGCCGGGGCCAGCGCCGGCGGGGACGGCCGCGCCGCCGGCACGCTGGCCAGTTCGGCGGCGTTATGCGGGCGGATAGTGAGATAGCGCATCACCTGATTCATAATCTCCCCGAAAACCGGCGCGGCAATCTCGCCGCCGTAATACGCGCCCACCGGGTCGTCGATGACGACCAGCGCCGCCACCTGCGGATCCTCCGTCGGCCCGAAACCTACGAAAGATGCGATATAGCGCCCGGCCTCGTAGCCGCCGCCGCTCTCCTTCAGCCTTTCAGCCGTACCCGTCTTACCGGCGAAGCGATAACCCTTCACGGCCGCCCGCCTCCCGCCGCCTTCGCTGATGACCTTCTCCATCAGGCCGGTGAGCAGCTTGGACGTTTCGGGACTTATCACCTGCCGCACCCGCTGCGTGGGCGTGGCCGACGCCAGCGAGCCGTCGGCGTTGTATATTTCCTTGATTATATACGGCTTGACCAGTACGCCGTCGTTGGCGATCGCCGACACCGCCGTCAGCAGCTGCAGAGGCGTAACGGCGATACTCTGGCCGATGGCCATCGTGGCCAGGTCGGAATCGCGCATATCCTGGGACTTGAACAGCAGCCCCTCTTCCTCGCCGGGCAGCTCGATATCGGTAGCCTGTCCGAACCCGAAAGCGCGGGCGTAGTTATTCAGCCGCTCCGCCCCCAGCCGGAGGCCAATCTGGACGAAGCTCGTGTTGATCGAATTCTTGATCACATCGATGAACGGCACCGTTCCGTAGCTGTCGCCGCTCCAGTTCTTGATGCGGCGGCCCGACACCTCGATATAGCCGTTATCGACGAACCACTCGTTCATCCCGATCACCTTTTCCTGCAGGGCAGCCGCAGCCACCACCGCCTTGAAGGTCGAACCGGGCTCATAGATTACCGAAACGGCCCTGTTCTTCCACTCCCCGGCCCCGTAACGGTAAAAGCGGTTGGGGTCGAACCCCGGCCGCGACGCCATCGCCAGGATCTCGCCGGTGCGCGGGTTCATAATAATAACCGTGGCGCCGCGGGCCTGCGTCCGCGCCATCACCTTGTCCAGGCTCTGCTCGACGATGAACTGGATGGCGCTGTCGATGGTCAGATAAACGCTCTTGCCCTGTTTCACCGGCTTGAACATCACGCTCGACCGCAGAATGGGGATGCCGTAGCTGTCGGTATCCACCGCCTGTCTCACAAGTTCGCCCTTAATCGTCTTATCGAGCGCCATCTCGATCCCGCTCAGGCCGACATCGTCGGTGCCGACAAACCCCAGCACCTGGGCCGCCAGGCCGTCGTTGGGATAATAGCGTTTGCTCTCTTCGATAAAACTGAGGCCGCGAATATTCTCCGCCTTGATGAGATCGACAACCTTCTGGGCCGCCTCCGGCTCCAGCGTCCGCTTCAGCCAGACGAAGCTTCCTCCCGCCAGCAGCCTGTCGCGCACCGCCTCTGTCTTCATATCCAGGATGGGGGCCAGCTTCGCCGCCATTGCGGCCGGCTCCTTGTTAAACTCGCGGGGATTAACGTACAGCGACTTGCGAAGACTACTTATGGCCAGTTCGCGGCCGCTCCGGTCAAAAATCGTGC
The DNA window shown above is from Sporomusaceae bacterium and carries:
- a CDS encoding hydrogenase maturation protease encodes the protein MGRTVVVGFGNLLMSDDGVGIHVVRELATRTLPPGVDTVDGGVASLDILGSLLDAARIIIVDALAGGGEPGSVYRLTPDDIGTAAAPPGYSLHEFTLPQTLALLARSATLPPIVIFGVEPAGMDMGLELSPPVAAAARRVADLIAAELGGLDDA
- a CDS encoding penicillin-binding transpeptidase domain-containing protein, which gives rise to MSRATPQVRKSIAVAMFLLLAAIVALVGRIAWVQFVEGRHLAEKSRTQLRDSKLLQSPRGTIFDRSGRELAISSLRKSLYVNPREFNKEPAAMAAKLAPILDMKTEAVRDRLLAGGSFVWLKRTLEPEAAQKVVDLIKAENIRGLSFIEESKRYYPNDGLAAQVLGFVGTDDVGLSGIEMALDKTIKGELVRQAVDTDSYGIPILRSSVMFKPVKQGKSVYLTIDSAIQFIVEQSLDKVMARTQARGATVIIMNPRTGEILAMASRPGFDPNRFYRYGAGEWKNRAVSVIYEPGSTFKAVVAAAALQEKVIGMNEWFVDNGYIEVSGRRIKNWSGDSYGTVPFIDVIKNSINTSFVQIGLRLGAERLNNYARAFGFGQATDIELPGEEEGLLFKSQDMRDSDLATMAIGQSIAVTPLQLLTAVSAIANDGVLVKPYIIKEIYNADGSLASATPTQRVRQVISPETSKLLTGLMEKVISEGGGRRAAVKGYRFAGKTGTAERLKESGGGYEAGRYIASFVGFGPTEDPQVAALVVIDDPVGAYYGGEIAAPVFGEIMNQVMRYLTIRPHNAAELASVPAARPSPPALAPAKQAVAPAVKPGPGKVATPNVLGRSMRDAGDLLAGAGLVFVPVGSGVAVRQTVPPNTIVNPGAEVTVYFEPR
- the hypB gene encoding hydrogenase nickel incorporation protein HypB; this translates as MEIKVMANILDKNDQIAAAVNAQLSRRGIFVLNLLGSPGSGKTALLERTIAALKDELSMAVIEGDLFTDKDAERIARQGVPVVQINTGGGCHLDASMVRGVLDRLDLERLELLIIENVGNLVCPAEFNIGEDMKATVLSVTEGEDKPLKYPLVFKQAGAAVVNKIDLLPYTSFDLAAATEDIMSINPQITLITASCRTGEGLEAWYDWLRAQVAVKKAAAGREGI
- a CDS encoding amidohydrolase produces the protein MLALTGGTVLTMAGPALQGGTVLIEGGRVVAVGERVAVPAAATVIDAAGRYVTPGIIDAHTHLGVYTESYAWAGEEVNETSKPTTPEMDVIDAINPDDAGLADALAGGVTTVMVAPGSANPVGGQCSVIKTRRRAAVEEMLLKRHAGLKIAFGENPRRVYGEQKKAPVTRMATAALVRETLLRAKDYLARAGEKDWKYDLGLEAAARVLRGEMPLRAHAHRADDIVTALRIAAEFGVEVIVEHATEGHNIAELLAARQAKLVVGPNLTTRSKLELKDRSFAAPAVLAAHGVRFALMSDHPVLPAAFLPVYAGLAVRFGLPEEQALKAITAEAADILGVGNRVGRIAPGLDADVVVWDGPPLAVTSRPRLVVLDGAVGEIDAAQTISAWRE
- the polX gene encoding DNA polymerase/3'-5' exonuclease PolX — encoded protein: MADKQALAGIFAEIAVLLELKGENPFKIRAYETAARTLEELDGDLESFVASGRMDATKGIGQALGLKIREFLAAGRLAYYEELKASVPSVLFELVKIPGLGPKKALQLHEKLGVNSIGELEYACRENRLVTLPGFGAKTQERILQGIDYVKRFQGQFLLADALPLAAKIAAWLEGQPGVERAAVAGSIRRRKETVKDIDIVVAAAEPAAAMELVGALPGVEAVLGQGPTKTSVKLANGMNMDVRAVRPEEFAAALHHFTGSKEHHVGLRGLAKDKGLKINEYGIETAAGERLPVADEAAFYRALGLAYIEPELREGLGEIGAAAAGALPALVSAEDIRGVFHVHTTFSDGSATPAEMAAAARERGWGYLGVSDHSRTAVYAHGLRLETVDEQRREIERLNAANPDFRLLAAIECDILPDGSLDYPDEVLAAFDFVIASVHSAFRQSEADMTRRIIRAMENRYVGVLGHPTGRILLARDGYGVDLGAVVAAAAATGTVIEINASPYRLDLDWRWCRKAKEAGVLLAVNPDAHAPAELDYVAYGVAMARKGWLTAADIVNTRPAAEALALLRRKRN
- the ald gene encoding alanine dehydrogenase, translated to MLIGVAKEIKNNENRVALTHAGAATLVAAGHDVMVEAGAGLGSGISDAAYEKAGARIIADKRRLFDDAEMIMKVKEPLAAEYDLFHAGQILFTYLHLAPEPALTKALLDKKVVGIAYETIEGPNRSLPLLTPMSEVAGRMSVQIGAQFLEKPEGGKGILLGGVPGVEPAQVVIVGGGIVGTNAAKIAVGMGARVTVIDRSTERLNYLDDLFSGRVVTIMSNSYNIACWARKADLLIGAVLLPGAKAPKLVSEEMVKTMEPGSVIVDVAIDQGGSVATIDRVTTHSEPTYVKHGVVHYAVANMPGAVARTSTFALTNATLGYALQIANNGYRQAVMDNAGLAKGVNVVNGKVTYQAVADALGLGYTPLAEAL
- the hypA gene encoding hydrogenase maturation nickel metallochaperone HypA, translated to MHEMAIAQGILDIVLQAAAENDAAAVVRIKLQVGEMTEVVPEALTFCFASLAAGTAAAAAELEVEVMPLVGRCRDCGREFRVERFRFLCPGCGSAGVEIVSGRELRVEHLEVE